A portion of the Carya illinoinensis cultivar Pawnee chromosome 11, C.illinoinensisPawnee_v1, whole genome shotgun sequence genome contains these proteins:
- the LOC122282876 gene encoding uncharacterized protein LOC122282876 codes for MAKLASSLFQNLKRYFKKPWEITGPCASPEYRSALPGALEYRVTCPATIKILPWIPNSDPETVFDIKYYTRDQRRNRPPIRRTVLKKADVEKLMKEKTFGVSDFPRVYLTAKVEEDENARGGGYQ; via the coding sequence ATGGCGAAGCTTGCGTCATCTCTCTTCCAGAACCTGAAGCGCTACTTCAAGAAGCCCTGGGAGATCACCGGACCTTGCGCTAGCCCAGAATACAGATCAGCTTTACCCGGAGCCCTCGAGTACAGGGTCACCTGCCCCGCCACCATCAAGATCCTGCCATGGATCCCCAACTCCGACCCCGAAACCGTATTTGACATCAAGTATTACACCCGCGATCAGCGTCGCAACCGCCCTCCCATACGCCGGACTGTGCTTAAGAAGGCCGACGTGGAGAAGCTGATGAAGGAGAAGACGTTCGGTGTCTCGGACTTTCCGAGGGTCTATCTGACTGCCAAGGTCGAGGAGGATGAGAATGCTCGTGGCGGAGGGTACCAGTAA